The following coding sequences are from one Achromobacter sp. B7 window:
- a CDS encoding ABC transporter permease, with the protein MKGFLALYRKELRTDFGSPVALVVVAVFWALSGYLFSFNLFFVSTGQMVTAFHNMTILLILVMPLVSMRAFAEEARQGTLEMLLTLPLSDATLVAAKYAAGLTVLALMLAGTTAAVLPLAWYGQPDYGPIVGGYVGVFLYGALFLAIGIAVSSACTNQIVAASATWGILVLLWFIDYPAALDAFPALSPFFQALSLSAQHVDFIRGVLPGPATVTLASVAVLALMVAAVNLKRWRLR; encoded by the coding sequence ATGAAAGGCTTTTTGGCGTTGTACCGAAAAGAGCTGCGCACCGATTTCGGCTCGCCCGTGGCGCTGGTGGTGGTGGCCGTGTTCTGGGCCTTGTCCGGCTACCTGTTCAGCTTCAACCTGTTCTTTGTCAGCACGGGGCAGATGGTTACCGCGTTTCACAACATGACCATCCTGCTGATCCTGGTGATGCCCCTGGTCAGCATGCGCGCCTTTGCCGAAGAAGCGCGTCAGGGCACGCTGGAGATGCTGCTGACCTTGCCGCTGTCCGACGCGACGCTGGTGGCGGCCAAGTACGCGGCCGGGTTGACGGTCTTGGCCTTGATGCTGGCGGGCACGACCGCCGCCGTGCTGCCGCTGGCGTGGTACGGGCAGCCGGACTACGGGCCGATCGTGGGCGGTTACGTCGGCGTGTTCCTGTACGGCGCGCTGTTCCTGGCCATCGGCATTGCCGTGTCCAGCGCCTGCACCAACCAGATCGTGGCGGCCAGCGCCACGTGGGGCATCCTGGTGCTGCTCTGGTTCATTGATTACCCGGCCGCGCTGGACGCCTTTCCCGCGTTGTCGCCGTTCTTTCAGGCGCTGTCTTTGTCGGCGCAACACGTGGACTTTATTCGGGGCGTGTTGCCCGGTCCGGCCACGGTCACGCTGGCCAGCGTGGCGGTGCTGGCCTTGATGGTGGCCGCCGTCAACCTCAAGCGCTGGAGGCTGCGATGA